From the genome of Triticum aestivum cultivar Chinese Spring chromosome 3B, IWGSC CS RefSeq v2.1, whole genome shotgun sequence, one region includes:
- the LOC123064703 gene encoding BTB/POZ and MATH domain-containing protein 2-like gives MKPMSALLSTLRRAGRQHLTASTVGARPRITGSHVLRIHGYKHVKQSVPNGEAVESATFHVGGRACRIKCYPNGSGKKHHGYTSLFLTSLHDAGTVGLELSLLDRDGRPSLTRATEQRRFWIGDSAGWGFKDFVKNDDLVEGEDLVDDCLTVLCDVTVHDPSLHAEDVAAPAAAEPLDLSGELGEAMWNETDVTIHVGDETFPAHRSVLEAASPVFKADLENNATGEVRVDDMDAEVFKTLLQFMYTSALPDRNQLEADVATAERLLVAADRYGLEKIKVVCEETLCPHVDMGSVAAMLALAERHGCALLKEASIKFLSGPGNLKLFMATDGFQQLTRSYPSAVLDLLVNRL, from the coding sequence ATGAAGCCAATGTCGGCGCTGCTGTCCACCCTGCGCCGGGCCGGCCGGCAGCACCTCACGGCGTCCACCGTCGGCGCGAGGCCGCGCATCACCGGCTCCCACGTCCTCCGGATCCACGGCTACAAGCACGTGAAGCAGTCGGTCCCCAACGGCGAGGCGGTGGAGTCAGCCACGTTCCACGTCGGCGGCCGCGCCTGCCGGATCAAGTGCTACCCGAACGGCAGCGGCAAGAAGCACCACGGCTACACGTCCCTCTTCCTCACCAGCCTCCACGACGCCGGCACGGTGGGGCTCGAGCTCAGCCTGCTCGACCGGGACGGGAGGCCGTCGCTCACACGCGCCACGGAACAGCGACGCTTCTGGATTGGCGACAGCGCGGGCTGGGGCTTCAAAGACTTCGTCAAGAACGACGATCTGGTCGAGGGAGAGGACCTCGTGGACGACTGCCTCACCGTCCTCTGCGACGTCACCGTCCACGACCCTTCCTTGCACGCCGAGGACGTTGCCGCGCCGGCAGCGGCCGAGCCGCTCGACCTAAgtggggagctcggggaggccatGTGGAACGAGACGGACGTGACGATCCACGTCGGCGACGAGACGTTCCCGGCGCACCGTTCGGTGCTGGAGGCTGCGTCCCCCGTCTTCAAGGCGGACCTCGAGAACAACGCCACCGGCGAGGTACGCGTCGACGACATGGACGCGGAGGTGTTCAAGACCCTGCTCCAGTTCATGTACACGAGCGCGCTGCCTGACAGGAACCAGCTCGAGGCGGACGTCGCGACGGCGGAGCGGCTGCTCGTGGCGGCTGACAGGTACGGGCTGGAGAAGATAAAGGTTGTCTGCGAGGAGACGCTGTGCCCGCACGTCGACATGGGCTCTGTGGCCGCCATGCTGGCGTTGGCGGAGCGACATGGCTGTGCCCTACTGAAGGAGGCGTCCATTAAGTTCCTTTCTGGTCCCGGTAATCTGAAATTATTCATGGCGACCGATGGTTTCCAGCAGCTGACGAGAAGCTACCCATCTGCGGTGCTGGACCTTCTTGTCAACCGCCTATAG